In Streptomyces capitiformicae, one genomic interval encodes:
- a CDS encoding LuxR family transcriptional regulator: protein MNLPLASPAHPSAPPVMGPEEPLAGRSAPLSALIDHIPRACSGPASAVLLTGPTGIGRSALLRTFCSAAASRARVLRAGGPDGTWHDGTSHDPVSPRRLHEKVVDLSRHGPVVLAVDDAQRYRPETLRSLDYVLRRSNGLPLLTVVTAPTAPAVDEPPALASLLAQHAWTTICLAPLTDGETAEVLTRRLGRRPAPDLLRQCVEHSLGIPAAVHVFADARGAAEARTPGPTTDTVSVPSPLPYSGSETAVLSAVAALGSPDPELVSELLRIPLPTARRVLDDLADLHTALLTGTGGESYGPTSPFEHGISQDEADHLLQRAARLLEDAGRPPTQVADVLLRLRQGAAPWMLEALYSAALDTDSPARAVRYLSHALEIGDGQDVDTVRRIRNRLAEILCATAPAIALPHLNSLLMTSTDGHELATIALLYANTLVALGRGEEAARLLGHVLNGPAHAEAVSVPKTVALPHTAALPDTAAFPDTAALPDTAALPESITVPDAITVPQSVTVPEERRAALEGALLLSGALRQETLGWVRERSPTAADPLGDTPDDPGNRWLRSAHAALSVLSGHPSPSPELTLPASATSSGTPLDELSLVASALTAHLTDDNTAALAALDRVLGRPARGELDPTRAKALTVRALVHCDTGNLPTAEVDCRQALELERRTPGPDTVSPTVVFAYALAQRGRYAAAKALLAQLDPAELRPVFYVHPVYWWTRAAIRRAHGDRNGALVALRASGRALPRGVPAAPTVLPCWLEAADLLGELGRPDEARRIAAEGGALARRWGTPRGTALSLLGRGLATPGGAGHRLLDEACTLFAESRARLLWARAEYALGSALLDAGDAKAARPRLRTALDLMIGCGAGDAAEGIRLRLAEAGGRPRRRTGHPGDALTERERGVVRLAMAGRSNREISDALYITRRTVELHLSNSYQKLGVSRREELVDVLREPAAGRARLAGGEGR from the coding sequence GTGAACCTCCCCCTCGCCTCCCCCGCACATCCCTCGGCGCCCCCGGTCATGGGCCCGGAGGAACCACTGGCGGGCAGATCCGCCCCGCTCTCGGCGCTGATCGACCACATACCCCGAGCCTGTTCCGGGCCGGCCTCCGCGGTGCTGCTCACCGGGCCCACCGGCATCGGCCGCAGCGCCTTGTTACGGACCTTTTGCTCGGCCGCTGCCTCCCGGGCCCGCGTACTGCGCGCCGGCGGGCCCGACGGCACCTGGCACGACGGCACCTCGCACGACCCCGTGTCGCCGCGCCGCCTCCACGAGAAAGTCGTGGACCTCTCCCGGCACGGGCCGGTGGTGCTCGCCGTGGACGATGCGCAGCGGTACCGCCCGGAAACCCTGAGAAGCCTGGACTACGTACTCCGCAGATCCAATGGACTTCCCCTGCTGACGGTCGTCACCGCACCGACCGCCCCGGCCGTCGACGAACCCCCCGCCCTGGCCTCACTGCTCGCCCAGCACGCCTGGACGACGATCTGTCTGGCCCCCCTGACCGACGGCGAGACCGCCGAGGTCCTCACCCGGCGGCTGGGCCGACGTCCCGCCCCCGATCTGTTACGCCAGTGCGTGGAGCACTCCCTGGGCATCCCGGCCGCCGTCCACGTCTTCGCCGACGCGCGCGGTGCCGCCGAGGCCAGGACGCCCGGGCCGACAACGGATACGGTCTCAGTGCCCTCTCCCCTCCCGTATTCGGGCTCGGAAACAGCGGTGCTGTCCGCGGTGGCCGCGCTGGGATCTCCCGACCCGGAGCTGGTGAGCGAGCTGCTGCGGATACCGCTGCCGACCGCGCGACGGGTCCTGGACGACCTCGCCGACCTCCACACCGCGCTCCTCACCGGCACCGGCGGAGAGTCCTACGGCCCCACCTCCCCGTTCGAGCACGGCATCTCGCAGGACGAAGCCGATCACCTCCTCCAGCGGGCCGCCCGGCTGCTGGAGGACGCCGGCCGGCCGCCGACCCAGGTGGCCGATGTCCTGCTGCGGCTCCGGCAGGGCGCCGCGCCCTGGATGCTGGAGGCCCTCTACAGCGCCGCCCTCGACACCGACTCGCCCGCCCGTGCCGTGCGCTACCTGTCGCATGCGCTGGAGATCGGCGACGGTCAGGACGTCGACACGGTGCGCCGGATCCGCAACCGGCTCGCCGAGATCCTGTGCGCCACCGCGCCGGCCATCGCCCTCCCCCATCTGAACTCGCTGCTGATGACCAGCACCGATGGACACGAACTGGCCACCATCGCCCTGCTGTACGCCAACACCCTCGTCGCGCTCGGCCGGGGCGAGGAGGCGGCCCGCCTCCTCGGCCACGTCCTGAACGGCCCGGCCCACGCCGAGGCCGTGTCGGTTCCGAAGACCGTCGCCCTCCCCCATACCGCCGCCCTCCCCGATACCGCCGCCTTCCCCGATACCGCCGCCCTACCCGATACCGCCGCCCTCCCTGAATCCATCACCGTGCCCGACGCCATCACCGTCCCCCAGTCCGTCACCGTCCCCGAGGAGCGCCGCGCCGCCCTCGAAGGCGCCTTGTTACTGAGCGGAGCTCTCAGGCAGGAGACCCTCGGCTGGGTCAGAGAGCGCTCTCCCACAGCGGCCGATCCGCTCGGCGACACCCCCGACGACCCGGGCAACCGCTGGCTGCGGTCGGCCCACGCCGCGCTGTCCGTGCTCAGCGGCCACCCCTCGCCGTCACCAGAGCTCACCCTCCCGGCGTCCGCCACCTCCTCGGGCACCCCGCTGGACGAGCTGTCGTTGGTCGCGTCCGCGCTCACCGCGCACCTCACCGACGACAACACCGCGGCGCTCGCCGCGCTCGACCGTGTCCTCGGCCGCCCGGCGCGCGGGGAACTCGACCCGACCCGGGCCAAGGCGCTGACCGTCCGGGCGCTCGTGCACTGCGACACGGGCAACCTGCCGACGGCCGAAGTCGACTGCCGCCAGGCCCTGGAGCTGGAGCGGCGCACCCCCGGACCGGACACCGTGTCCCCCACGGTCGTCTTCGCCTATGCGCTGGCCCAGCGCGGCAGATACGCCGCCGCCAAGGCCCTGCTCGCCCAGCTCGACCCCGCCGAACTGCGGCCGGTGTTCTACGTCCACCCCGTGTACTGGTGGACCCGGGCCGCGATCCGCCGCGCCCACGGCGACCGGAACGGAGCACTGGTGGCGCTGCGGGCCAGTGGCCGGGCCCTACCACGGGGGGTCCCCGCGGCCCCGACGGTACTGCCCTGCTGGCTGGAGGCGGCCGACCTGCTGGGCGAACTGGGGCGCCCGGACGAGGCACGGCGCATCGCCGCCGAGGGCGGCGCGCTCGCCCGGCGTTGGGGCACCCCGCGCGGTACCGCGCTCTCCCTGCTGGGCCGCGGGCTGGCCACGCCCGGCGGAGCCGGACACCGACTGCTGGACGAGGCATGCACCCTGTTCGCCGAGTCCCGGGCGCGTCTGTTGTGGGCGCGCGCCGAGTACGCCCTGGGATCGGCGCTCCTCGACGCCGGCGACGCCAAGGCCGCCCGGCCCCGGCTGCGGACCGCGCTGGACCTGATGATCGGGTGCGGGGCCGGGGACGCCGCGGAAGGCATCCGGCTCCGGCTCGCCGAGGCCGGCGGCCGGCCCCGGCGGCGCACCGGCCACCCGGGGGACGCCCTGACAGAACGTGAACGCGGTGTCGTACGGCTGGCCATGGCGGGCCGCTCCAACCGCGAGATATCCGACGCCCTGTACATCACCCGGCGCACGGTCGAGCTCCATCTGTCGAACTCGTACCAGAAGCTCGGCGTGAGCCGTCGGGAAGAGCTGGTGGACGTGTTGCGGGAACCGGCCGCGGGCCGAGCCCGCCTCGCGGGGGGTGAGGGACGCTGA
- a CDS encoding thioesterase II family protein, which translates to MSVSPHDDGLWCRRFQPAPDAAHRLICFPHAGGSASYYVPVATALAPHVDVVALQYPGRQDRRREPLVDDIGTLADRVHEALRGQDDRPLTFFGHSMGALLAFEVARRCERDGRTAPVRLFVSGRRAPSRHRDENVHLRDDDGVIAEVKALSGTDDRLLGDDELLRMILPALRGDYRAVETYRCPPGVTVDIPVTALVGDSDAKTTIDEARDWEKHTTADFDLRIFPGGHFYLNDRAADVLNVLDEHFAARSVPDAV; encoded by the coding sequence GTGAGCGTGAGCCCCCATGACGACGGCCTGTGGTGCCGGCGGTTCCAACCGGCGCCCGACGCCGCCCACCGCCTGATCTGCTTCCCGCACGCGGGGGGCTCGGCCAGCTACTACGTGCCCGTCGCCACCGCCCTCGCCCCGCACGTCGACGTCGTCGCACTGCAGTACCCGGGCCGCCAGGACCGGCGCAGGGAACCGCTCGTCGACGACATCGGCACCCTCGCGGACCGCGTGCACGAGGCGCTGCGCGGCCAGGACGACCGTCCGCTCACCTTCTTCGGTCACAGCATGGGCGCGCTCCTCGCCTTCGAGGTCGCCCGGAGATGCGAGCGGGACGGCCGCACGGCTCCCGTGCGGCTCTTCGTCTCCGGCCGGCGGGCGCCCTCCCGCCATCGCGACGAGAACGTCCACCTGCGCGACGACGACGGCGTCATCGCCGAGGTCAAGGCCCTGAGCGGCACCGACGACCGGCTGCTCGGCGACGACGAACTCCTCCGCATGATCCTGCCCGCGCTCCGCGGGGACTACCGGGCCGTGGAGACGTACCGCTGCCCGCCCGGCGTCACGGTGGACATCCCGGTCACCGCCCTGGTCGGCGACAGCGACGCCAAGACGACGATCGACGAGGCCCGCGACTGGGAGAAGCACACCACGGCCGACTTCGACCTGCGGATCTTCCCCGGCGGCCACTTCTACCTCAACGACCGCGCCGCGGACGTGCTGAACGTCCTCGACGAGCACTTCGCGGCACGGAGCGTCCCGGACGCAGTCTGA
- a CDS encoding Gfo/Idh/MocA family protein: MDMDAAVAERVLNVGVLGCAAIAQRTTIPALVADPSVRLVAVASRSRDKAEAVARRFGCAAVTGYAALLARDDIDAVYVPLPPALHAEWIGRALAAGKHVLAEKPLCVDGSEAAELVAAAHAADRLLMENFAFLHHGQHDAVRALVDEGAIGELRHVTAEFGFPPLAADDIRYDPGLGGGALLDAGVYTLRAASLYLGPRVWVRGAVLRVDPGTGVDVAGAALVGDPDGRTGQLAFGFDHSYRCTCTLWGSEGSISLDRAFTAPPTLRPVLRLRRQDHVEERTLPAGHQFASLVAEFARNALHETDFKGPAEDILRQAELVDEVRSAADAE; the protein is encoded by the coding sequence ATGGACATGGACGCGGCCGTGGCGGAGCGAGTGTTGAACGTCGGTGTGCTCGGCTGCGCGGCCATCGCGCAGCGCACCACCATCCCGGCGCTGGTCGCCGACCCGTCGGTGCGACTGGTCGCGGTGGCCAGCCGCAGCCGGGACAAGGCCGAGGCGGTGGCCCGCCGGTTCGGCTGTGCGGCGGTCACCGGCTATGCCGCGCTGCTGGCCCGCGACGACATCGACGCCGTGTACGTACCGCTGCCGCCGGCCCTGCACGCGGAGTGGATCGGGCGGGCGCTGGCGGCGGGCAAGCACGTACTGGCCGAGAAGCCGCTGTGCGTCGACGGGTCCGAGGCGGCCGAGCTGGTCGCCGCCGCCCACGCCGCCGACCGGCTGCTGATGGAGAACTTCGCGTTCCTCCACCACGGTCAGCACGACGCCGTACGGGCCCTTGTCGACGAGGGAGCGATCGGTGAACTCCGGCATGTCACCGCCGAGTTCGGGTTTCCGCCGCTGGCCGCGGACGACATCCGGTACGACCCGGGGCTGGGCGGGGGCGCGCTCCTGGACGCCGGTGTGTACACGTTGCGGGCGGCCAGCTTGTATCTGGGGCCGCGGGTATGGGTGCGCGGCGCGGTGCTGCGGGTCGATCCCGGTACCGGGGTGGATGTCGCCGGGGCTGCGCTGGTCGGGGACCCGGACGGGCGGACCGGTCAACTGGCGTTCGGCTTCGACCACTCGTACCGCTGTACGTGCACCCTGTGGGGCAGCGAGGGGAGCATCAGTCTCGACCGGGCGTTCACCGCGCCGCCGACGCTGCGGCCGGTGCTGCGGCTGCGGCGGCAGGACCATGTGGAGGAACGGACACTGCCCGCTGGGCACCAATTCGCCTCACTGGTGGCCGAGTTCGCCCGCAATGCTTTGCACGAAACCGACTTCAAAGGGCCGGCGGAGGACATCCTGCGACAAGCGGAGTTGGTGGACGAGGTACGGAGCGCGGCCGACGCGGAGTGA
- a CDS encoding AAA family ATPase — MTTLHPTPHRWTDSCKEAAVMLLERQNELKIAAEALTLAARGTGSLIVISGPPGTGKSALLTEIGELAAQYAARPSGSAPRRPLVMRAYGAPTERDFSLGVVRQLLEPAVRSAPSRWRSPATRPALAFLASDPEAPQQHTANAKYALPALLATMSQDRTLVLLIDDLHWADDGSLDLFVQLASQETSVGILVVVTVCEGEPTVEPPAVRAITATAEHTLLPASLSAAGVQKLIMAHLGAPPAAEFSAACHEATRGNPLHVRSLLQECKSRGIAPSAAQAAEVATLVPPALRRRLLLCLREMQPWALAVARALMVLGDDADPRVVGELAGLDDVDSSRGLAELRRLALVSRKGVRLAHRAAYEVIEEATPLSERNRLHLRAADLLRYRGLDPERVATHLVAVTSLLDEQAVAELRVAADEAVLRGDPVAAARYLRRALRDSPPCSEERARLLVELATVERSFAPSVAVRHITQAYHLLSGPQSRAEALMTLTPVAIGTSLLSLEDLLRQTAQELGPADALPPGLRRLAVRLEARLQHLGENDPAVLASAAGRLARLGERPETARGDERELVAALLHTAAAAADVPSSRIARLARQVLDHTPATAAQVHTLVPLTVPVAVSTDSVEGLSPWLDTALEDAVRRGGRLEESVILSQQALVLVAHGRLAEAQARAVKACAVAGADEMTTLSSMALIMVALRTRQPELAAALPDRLRGPAENCWFQGLRTLVRGMEAERREEPALALEHYTEAGYVLERSGWRNPAFAPWEYLAARVHQRMGDAERAEELGARYLERARKWGAPAPLGRALALRASLAGTAAAAGLLRDAADVLEASADLHTRAVVQLRLAETVAPHRPDEAEQALRAAYDLAVACDASWVASRAQEMLGPEAVRGAAVRGAAAHGAALAQLTPAERMVAQMAVQGLTNQAIADALGVSRRAVEKHLTSCYRKMSTSGRPGLIAALKDSGLFDVTDAIAGPPAGEVYPQGVA, encoded by the coding sequence ATGACCACGCTCCACCCCACCCCCCACCGCTGGACCGATTCGTGCAAGGAGGCCGCTGTCATGTTGTTGGAGCGGCAAAACGAACTGAAGATCGCCGCTGAGGCCCTGACGCTCGCCGCACGGGGCACCGGGTCCCTGATCGTGATCAGCGGCCCGCCGGGCACCGGAAAGTCGGCCCTGCTCACGGAGATCGGGGAACTGGCCGCCCAGTACGCGGCCCGGCCGTCCGGCTCCGCGCCTCGGCGTCCCCTGGTGATGCGTGCCTACGGGGCGCCCACCGAACGCGACTTCTCCTTGGGCGTCGTACGGCAGTTGCTGGAGCCGGCCGTCAGATCGGCTCCGAGCCGCTGGCGCTCGCCGGCCACCCGGCCCGCGCTGGCCTTCCTGGCCAGTGATCCGGAGGCGCCCCAGCAGCACACCGCGAATGCCAAGTACGCCCTGCCGGCCCTGCTGGCGACCATGAGCCAGGACCGTACCCTGGTGCTGCTCATCGACGATCTGCACTGGGCGGACGACGGATCGCTGGACCTGTTCGTCCAGTTGGCGTCGCAGGAGACGTCCGTGGGGATCCTCGTGGTCGTGACCGTGTGCGAGGGGGAGCCGACGGTGGAACCGCCCGCCGTCCGGGCGATCACCGCGACCGCCGAGCACACCCTGCTCCCGGCCTCCCTCAGCGCGGCGGGGGTGCAGAAGCTGATCATGGCGCACCTCGGCGCTCCGCCCGCAGCGGAGTTCTCCGCCGCCTGCCACGAAGCGACCCGTGGCAACCCGCTTCATGTGAGGTCCCTGCTCCAGGAGTGCAAGAGCCGGGGCATCGCACCGTCGGCCGCCCAGGCGGCCGAGGTGGCGACGCTGGTGCCGCCTGCGCTGCGCCGGCGGCTGCTGCTGTGCCTGCGTGAGATGCAGCCGTGGGCGCTGGCCGTGGCCCGGGCGCTGATGGTCCTCGGCGACGACGCCGACCCGCGGGTGGTGGGCGAACTGGCCGGGCTGGACGACGTGGACAGCAGTCGCGGTCTCGCGGAACTGCGCCGTCTGGCCCTGGTGAGCCGCAAGGGGGTCCGGCTGGCCCATCGGGCCGCGTACGAGGTCATCGAGGAGGCGACACCACTGAGCGAGCGCAACCGGCTGCATCTGCGGGCCGCCGATCTGCTGCGCTACCGGGGCCTGGACCCCGAACGGGTGGCCACCCATCTGGTGGCGGTGACCTCGCTGCTGGACGAACAGGCGGTGGCGGAGCTGCGGGTCGCCGCGGACGAGGCGGTACTGCGGGGCGACCCCGTGGCCGCCGCCCGCTATCTGCGCCGGGCGCTGCGGGACAGCCCGCCGTGCAGCGAGGAGCGGGCCCGGCTGCTGGTGGAACTGGCGACCGTGGAACGCAGCTTCGCCCCGTCGGTCGCGGTCCGGCACATCACCCAGGCGTACCACTTGCTGTCCGGCCCTCAGTCGCGCGCCGAGGCGCTGATGACGCTCACTCCCGTGGCCATCGGCACCAGTCTGCTGTCGCTGGAGGACCTGCTCCGGCAGACGGCACAGGAGCTGGGGCCCGCCGACGCGTTGCCGCCCGGGTTACGCCGGCTGGCGGTGCGTCTGGAGGCACGGCTGCAGCACCTCGGCGAGAACGATCCGGCGGTGCTCGCCTCGGCCGCGGGCCGGCTGGCCCGCCTCGGCGAACGGCCGGAGACCGCGCGCGGGGACGAGCGGGAGCTGGTGGCGGCGCTGCTGCACACGGCGGCCGCTGCCGCCGACGTCCCCTCCTCCCGGATCGCGCGGCTCGCGAGACAGGTGCTCGACCACACACCCGCCACCGCCGCCCAGGTGCACACCCTGGTGCCGTTGACGGTGCCGGTCGCGGTCAGCACGGACTCGGTGGAGGGGCTGTCGCCGTGGCTGGACACGGCCCTCGAGGACGCGGTGCGACGGGGCGGACGGCTGGAGGAGTCGGTGATCCTCAGCCAGCAGGCGCTCGTCCTGGTGGCCCACGGCCGCCTCGCCGAGGCGCAGGCACGGGCGGTCAAGGCCTGCGCGGTGGCCGGAGCGGACGAGATGACCACGCTCTCGTCGATGGCCCTGATCATGGTGGCGCTGCGGACCCGGCAGCCTGAACTGGCCGCCGCACTGCCGGACCGGCTGCGCGGGCCGGCCGAGAACTGCTGGTTCCAGGGGCTGCGCACCCTGGTGCGGGGCATGGAGGCGGAGCGCCGCGAGGAGCCCGCGCTCGCGCTGGAGCACTACACCGAGGCCGGGTACGTCCTGGAGCGGTCGGGATGGCGCAATCCCGCGTTCGCGCCCTGGGAATACCTGGCCGCGCGGGTGCACCAGCGCATGGGCGATGCCGAACGGGCCGAGGAGTTGGGCGCGCGGTATCTGGAGCGGGCCCGCAAGTGGGGCGCCCCGGCGCCCCTGGGCCGCGCGCTGGCGCTGCGGGCCTCCTTGGCGGGGACGGCGGCGGCAGCGGGTCTGCTGCGGGACGCCGCGGACGTACTCGAGGCCTCCGCCGATCTGCACACGCGGGCGGTGGTCCAGCTGCGACTCGCGGAGACGGTGGCCCCGCACCGGCCGGACGAGGCGGAGCAGGCGCTGCGTGCGGCGTACGACCTGGCCGTCGCGTGCGACGCGTCCTGGGTCGCGTCCCGGGCACAGGAGATGCTGGGGCCGGAGGCGGTGCGCGGGGCGGCGGTGCGTGGGGCGGCGGCGCACGGGGCGGCCCTGGCGCAGTTGACGCCGGCGGAACGGATGGTGGCCCAGATGGCGGTGCAGGGGCTGACCAACCAGGCCATAGCCGATGCCCTCGGGGTCTCCAGACGGGCGGTGGAGAAACATCTGACGAGCTGTTACCGCAAGATGTCGACGTCCGGCCGCCCGGGGCTCATCGCCGCGTTGAAGGACTCGGGGCTGTTCGATGTGACGGACGCGATCGCCGGGCCACCCGCCGGGGAGGTGTATCCCCAGGGGGTGGCCTGA
- a CDS encoding metallophosphoesterase family protein: MPSTTNPRTSDGEAVRDPAGGRLFAVSDLHVAYEQNRAVVQDLYPADPSDWLIVAGDIGELTADVEWALRLLAERFARVVWVPGNHELWTHPDDPVRLRGEARYRSLVELCRSLGVLTPEDPYAQWPGPDGPVVIAPLFLLYDYSFLPPGATGTADALARAEEAGVVATDEFLLHSDPYPDRAAWCRARLAYTRERLDTCPPELPTVLVNHFPLVREPTRVLRYPEFALWCGTTATHDWHRRYRAATVVYGHLHIPRTTWHDGVPHREVSLGYPREWQARGRPDPLLREILPRRAAVSRRGTR; encoded by the coding sequence ATGCCCAGCACCACGAATCCGCGGACATCGGACGGCGAAGCGGTACGCGACCCCGCGGGCGGCCGGCTCTTCGCGGTCAGCGACCTGCACGTCGCCTACGAGCAGAACCGGGCGGTCGTCCAGGACCTGTACCCTGCCGACCCCTCCGACTGGCTGATCGTCGCGGGGGACATCGGAGAGCTGACGGCCGACGTCGAGTGGGCGCTGCGGCTGCTGGCCGAGCGGTTCGCCCGCGTCGTGTGGGTGCCCGGCAACCACGAACTGTGGACGCACCCTGACGACCCGGTACGGCTGCGCGGCGAGGCCCGCTACCGCTCCCTCGTCGAACTGTGCCGTTCCCTCGGGGTGTTGACGCCGGAGGATCCGTACGCCCAGTGGCCTGGCCCGGACGGGCCGGTGGTGATCGCGCCGCTGTTCCTGCTGTACGACTACTCGTTCCTGCCGCCGGGTGCCACCGGCACCGCCGACGCGCTCGCGCGGGCGGAGGAGGCGGGAGTCGTGGCCACCGACGAGTTCCTCCTGCACAGCGACCCCTACCCCGACCGCGCGGCCTGGTGCCGGGCCCGCCTCGCGTACACCCGTGAACGGCTGGACACCTGCCCGCCGGAGCTGCCCACCGTCCTGGTGAACCACTTCCCGCTGGTGCGCGAGCCCACCCGGGTGCTGCGCTACCCCGAGTTCGCGCTGTGGTGCGGCACCACCGCCACCCACGACTGGCACCGCCGCTACCGGGCGGCCACCGTCGTCTACGGCCATCTGCACATCCCCCGCACCACCTGGCACGACGGGGTGCCGCACCGCGAGGTGTCGCTCGGCTACCCGCGCGAGTGGCAGGCCCGCGGCAGACCCGATCCGCTGCTGCGGGAGATCCTGCCCCGGCGGGCCGCCGTGTCCCGGCGAGGTACCCGATGA
- a CDS encoding ATP-binding protein, whose amino-acid sequence MRGRDAEQAALLTRMAELAEGTPGATVLHGIPGHGRSRLLRRGVAFARTAGVQVLTAQGSAEYAHAAYAFVRQLRLPRIPAEGTPTATRSVHGWCRDLLNAARRPTLLALDDVQWADPESLQVIGTLLRRLGTAPLGLLLTVPGTRGEFPDPCAELIDQAAMLQGGRGLLLELGPLSAPDVRALCSSADVPVAESADDVWWDEAPGLSGGNPWLLTRALEEMRREPGELRASELRTAFGHGIATAYRERVTESTRSLAPGALALLRGLTVCRGLLAVDRVAALVGLDEAELPSALRELRVRGLIDFGDPPCPRPTNCTVGALSGMDAEDRRQLHASAARWAHRHGADDEGLSALLLATAMPLGDPWVPWVLRRAACALRSQGRYDEAAALLERALAEPLDDVERPEVLLEAAQAYAMTAPEAAGRRIAELLKCPGARPGVRVAAVDLLYVRNEWTPEVRAKAEADADEVVESSLFSQVTAERGPGRPELGPAGAGRDARDPREAPSPQDSAAMLAAAIWGRSKQGEDATVVLDLARRLLAVEQDGALYPRLVASWALSLADAHDEARDALDRALAAAGRRCGTALVGLGLMLRADLSLRAGDPDACARDLAACCSLVPPALWHPTRLTSLRATRIQLLVAQERYAEADRLAREELPRGVELSVPWTQLLYARAQLLLCQGRPHQALAEAEECGRRLADRGWVSPAPYAWRSLAALAHAACDNGARATALFTEELRLAERWGTDSTRSWAELRQRFASPVPGYAGAIERALRRLGPTPAPRRFAQAIVTRETAALHHASRVAGSPGSEDETGNGRTAAP is encoded by the coding sequence CTGCGCGGGCGCGACGCCGAGCAGGCGGCACTGCTGACCCGCATGGCCGAGCTCGCCGAGGGCACCCCCGGCGCGACAGTGCTCCACGGCATTCCGGGCCACGGCCGCAGCCGCCTGCTGCGCCGCGGCGTGGCCTTCGCCCGCACCGCCGGCGTCCAGGTACTGACCGCGCAGGGCTCGGCGGAGTACGCGCACGCCGCCTACGCGTTCGTACGGCAGTTGCGTCTGCCCCGGATTCCGGCGGAGGGGACGCCCACCGCCACGCGCTCGGTGCACGGTTGGTGTCGGGATCTGCTCAACGCCGCGCGGCGTCCCACCCTGTTGGCCCTGGACGACGTGCAGTGGGCGGATCCGGAGTCGCTTCAGGTCATCGGGACGCTGCTGCGCCGGCTCGGCACGGCGCCGCTGGGGCTGCTGCTGACCGTGCCCGGCACCCGGGGGGAGTTCCCCGACCCGTGCGCCGAGCTGATCGACCAGGCCGCCATGCTCCAGGGCGGCCGGGGTCTGCTCCTGGAACTCGGGCCACTGAGTGCCCCGGACGTACGTGCTCTGTGCAGCTCGGCGGACGTGCCCGTCGCGGAGTCGGCGGACGACGTGTGGTGGGACGAGGCTCCCGGGCTCAGCGGCGGCAACCCGTGGCTGTTGACACGTGCTCTGGAGGAGATGCGCCGGGAGCCCGGTGAGCTGCGGGCCTCGGAGTTACGCACGGCGTTCGGCCACGGGATCGCGACCGCGTACCGGGAGCGGGTCACCGAGTCGACGAGGAGTCTCGCCCCGGGGGCGCTCGCGCTGCTGCGTGGTCTCACGGTGTGCCGGGGGCTGCTCGCGGTGGACCGGGTGGCGGCGCTTGTGGGCCTTGACGAGGCCGAACTGCCCAGTGCGCTACGGGAGTTACGGGTGCGGGGCCTGATCGACTTCGGCGATCCGCCGTGTCCACGGCCGACGAACTGCACGGTGGGGGCGCTGTCCGGCATGGACGCCGAGGACCGCAGACAGCTGCACGCCTCGGCCGCCCGCTGGGCGCATCGCCACGGCGCCGACGACGAGGGGTTGTCCGCCCTGCTGCTGGCGACCGCCATGCCGCTGGGCGACCCCTGGGTGCCATGGGTGCTGCGCCGCGCCGCTTGCGCTCTGCGGTCACAGGGCCGGTACGACGAGGCGGCCGCGTTGCTGGAGCGGGCCCTGGCCGAGCCGCTCGACGACGTGGAGCGCCCCGAAGTGCTGCTGGAGGCGGCGCAGGCGTACGCGATGACCGCCCCCGAGGCGGCGGGCCGCAGGATCGCCGAGCTGCTCAAGTGCCCCGGCGCCCGTCCGGGGGTGCGCGTCGCCGCCGTGGATCTGCTGTACGTCCGTAACGAGTGGACGCCGGAGGTCCGCGCGAAGGCCGAGGCGGATGCGGACGAGGTCGTGGAATCGTCCCTGTTCTCGCAGGTGACGGCGGAACGGGGGCCCGGGCGTCCCGAGCTGGGGCCGGCCGGCGCCGGTCGGGACGCGCGGGATCCCCGTGAAGCGCCCAGCCCGCAGGACTCCGCCGCGATGCTCGCCGCGGCCATCTGGGGCCGGTCCAAGCAGGGCGAGGACGCCACCGTCGTACTGGACCTGGCGCGTCGGCTGCTCGCCGTGGAGCAGGACGGGGCTCTGTACCCGCGGCTCGTCGCGTCCTGGGCGCTGTCCCTCGCGGACGCGCACGACGAGGCCCGTGACGCGCTGGACCGGGCGCTCGCCGCGGCCGGGCGGCGCTGCGGCACCGCGCTCGTGGGGCTGGGCCTGATGCTGCGGGCCGATCTCAGCCTGCGGGCGGGTGACCCGGACGCCTGTGCCCGCGACCTCGCCGCGTGTTGTTCCCTGGTGCCGCCCGCGCTCTGGCATCCCACCCGGCTGACCTCGCTGCGGGCGACACGGATCCAGCTGCTGGTCGCGCAGGAGCGGTACGCCGAGGCCGACCGGCTGGCCCGTGAGGAACTGCCGCGCGGAGTCGAGCTGAGTGTGCCGTGGACCCAACTTCTTTACGCCCGCGCGCAGTTGCTGCTCTGTCAGGGCCGTCCGCACCAGGCCCTGGCCGAGGCCGAGGAGTGCGGCCGCCGGCTGGCGGACCGCGGCTGGGTGAGCCCGGCGCCCTACGCCTGGCGTTCGCTGGCGGCGCTCGCCCATGCGGCGTGCGACAACGGTGCGCGTGCGACGGCCCTGTTCACCGAGGAGCTGCGGCTGGCCGAACGCTGGGGCACCGACTCCACCAGGAGCTGGGCCGAACTGCGGCAGCGCTTCGCCTCCCCCGTGCCCGGGTATGCCGGGGCGATCGAACGCGCGCTGCGGCGGCTCGGCCCCACACCGGCTCCCCGGCGTTTCGCCCAGGCGATAGTGACACGTGAAACGGCCGCTCTGCACCACGCGTCCCGAGTGGCCGGATCGCCCGGCTCCGAGGACGAGACCGGGAACGGTCGCACCGCCGCACCCTGA